In Candidatus Zixiibacteriota bacterium, the genomic stretch CATCGCTCAGTCCGTGTGGAATGATCTGGTGGTGCTTGGCGACATCCTCCGGGAGGACCCGCAGCTCATGCGCATTTGGGCGGCGCCGCAGATTCCCGATCAAGACAAACAGAACCTGGCGCGCGACCTGCTGGCCAACGCCGAACCGACGGTCATGAACTCCGTCCTGTTCGTCATCGACAAACGGCGCACCGCCGACCTGCCCGGAATCATCGCCTTCTATGGCCGGCTTCTGGATGAATCGCAGGGCGTCGTCGAGGCGACAATCACCAGCGCCGTCCCGTTGCAGGACGATGAGGTGCAGCGCATTCTGGCGCATCTGGCGACACTCACCGGCAAACGGGTCCGCCACGAACTC encodes the following:
- the atpH gene encoding ATP synthase F1 subunit delta, which codes for MIMESRVAKKYGTALFALAQSRGIAQSVWNDLVVLGDILREDPQLMRIWAAPQIPDQDKQNLARDLLANAEPTVMNSVLFVIDKRRTADLPGIIAFYGRLLDESQGVVEATITSAVPLQDDEVQRILAHLATLTGKRVRHELVVDPTILGGVVIIVGGEIIDHSVRHDLTRLRDALQALKVHAAA